In a genomic window of Coprococcus eutactus:
- a CDS encoding L,D-transpeptidase family protein, translating to MGNMDNNNNKKNKNKKKRSKRYDIERMVIYAVSIILLALVISLAVKNYRLESKLDKLSGGEAVATGTTVESDKAGNDKSDKAGSTDATQSTETALPLTVQGDVQYVDIDVPQKENQENYNGDDLEDNGYPYAIKINRQENIVTVYTLDAAGYYTVPVRAMRCSVSPIGETPTGLFNIALKWDWLALFDDCYGQYVSQIDGDTLFHSVPYLDTTKDSLETWEFNKLGTGASLGCVRLCVADTKWIYENCESGTYVDIFDSDYYGPLGRPVPVTKLENTDEQGWDPTDMVEENPTTGKAVIYGAESHSIEQGENYDTMAGVMAFNSQREDVTDQLKVEGTVDNTKVGKYNVKYSFTDQGKEISKSIVITVEDEAAPVITRMPVEIKVANYSGQNEELAQIVASYVTAQDEDTIIKNAVATDGNGHRLDGTDVSELKEDAICVAVGEVKAEPGTYSVVCCARDAAGNRSQYHTVKVTIVK from the coding sequence ATGGGAAATATGGACAACAACAATAACAAAAAAAATAAAAATAAGAAGAAAAGAAGTAAAAGGTACGACATAGAGCGGATGGTGATTTATGCCGTGTCAATAATCCTGCTTGCGCTGGTCATAAGTCTGGCTGTCAAAAACTACAGACTTGAGAGCAAGCTGGACAAGTTGAGCGGAGGCGAGGCAGTAGCTACGGGAACCACAGTGGAGAGTGACAAGGCAGGAAATGATAAAAGTGATAAGGCAGGCTCTACAGATGCGACACAGTCTACAGAAACGGCATTGCCACTGACTGTTCAGGGAGATGTACAGTATGTAGATATAGATGTCCCTCAGAAGGAAAATCAGGAAAATTACAACGGTGATGATCTGGAGGATAACGGATATCCATATGCGATCAAGATCAACAGACAGGAGAATATAGTGACAGTGTACACTCTTGATGCGGCGGGATATTATACAGTGCCGGTCAGGGCTATGAGATGTTCAGTTTCACCTATTGGGGAGACTCCGACAGGACTTTTCAACATAGCGCTTAAATGGGATTGGCTTGCACTCTTTGATGATTGTTATGGTCAATATGTATCACAGATAGATGGAGACACACTGTTCCATTCGGTTCCTTATCTCGACACAACGAAGGATTCTCTTGAGACATGGGAGTTCAACAAGCTTGGAACAGGGGCTTCACTTGGATGCGTGCGTCTCTGTGTGGCAGATACAAAATGGATATACGAGAATTGTGAGTCCGGAACCTACGTTGATATATTTGACAGTGATTACTACGGACCTCTTGGACGACCTGTGCCTGTGACAAAGCTTGAGAACACGGATGAGCAGGGATGGGATCCTACGGATATGGTGGAGGAGAACCCTACAACAGGCAAGGCGGTAATATATGGTGCGGAGAGTCATAGTATAGAGCAGGGGGAAAATTACGACACCATGGCGGGAGTTATGGCATTTAACTCTCAGAGGGAAGATGTCACTGACCAGCTAAAAGTGGAAGGAACAGTTGACAATACAAAGGTTGGAAAGTACAACGTCAAGTACAGCTTCACTGATCAGGGTAAGGAGATATCAAAGAGTATAGTCATAACAGTGGAGGATGAGGCGGCTCCGGTCATAACAAGGATGCCTGTTGAGATCAAGGTTGCCAATTACAGCGGACAGAATGAGGAACTGGCGCAGATAGTAGCATCATACGTCACAGCCCAGGATGAGGATACGATCATAAAAAATGCAGTGGCAACCGATGGAAATGGTCACAGATTGGATGGAACTGACGTGTCGGAGCTGAAGGAGGATGCCATCTGTGTGGCAGTGGGCGAGGTTAAGGCTGAGCCGGGAACA
- a CDS encoding MATE family efflux transporter, with the protein MKDLTVGKPMKVIWMFAVPMILGQIAQQLYSFTDSAIVGNYVSSRALAAVGATSVISNMIIGFLNSGTMGLAIPIAKYYGAKDHHNMRRCIGASAIMTLLASIVLTVLSLIFIRPILVLLKTPDDILDMAASYVIIIIVGIIFCSLYNLCANILRAVGDSKTPLIFLGISVVLNIVLDLMFIRAFDMGVRGAAIATDISQALAGILALIYILVKAKHLIPEKGEYSVEKSDRSDLIQSALAMGFMSCIVNIGTVILQRAINGLGTDIVTAHTAARKIFDILMFMLYIVGNAVTTYVSQNMGAGRYDRVHQGVRAAIIINTIITTVMIIFGWLLSPALIKLVAGTSASAIIDPAVRYVRIGVTCFYVLGPLFVLRCAMQGMGRKIVPVMSSTIELVGKVLAVMILTPRLGYLGVTITEPIIWFCCTLMLSIMYLTTPVEKLVEKRRAAN; encoded by the coding sequence ATGAAAGATCTGACAGTTGGAAAACCTATGAAAGTCATATGGATGTTCGCAGTACCTATGATACTGGGACAGATTGCACAGCAGTTATACAGTTTTACAGACTCAGCGATCGTGGGCAACTACGTAAGCTCACGGGCACTCGCCGCGGTTGGCGCAACCTCAGTCATTTCGAATATGATAATAGGCTTCCTCAACAGCGGAACCATGGGGCTTGCCATCCCTATAGCCAAATACTACGGTGCAAAGGACCATCACAATATGCGAAGATGTATCGGTGCATCGGCCATCATGACACTGCTGGCATCCATTGTCCTGACAGTTCTGAGTCTCATATTTATAAGACCTATCCTGGTACTTCTCAAAACACCGGACGACATACTGGATATGGCAGCAAGCTACGTTATAATCATAATCGTTGGAATCATATTCTGTTCATTATATAATCTGTGCGCCAACATACTGCGTGCAGTCGGAGACAGCAAGACGCCTCTTATATTCCTCGGTATATCAGTTGTACTCAATATCGTTCTGGACCTTATGTTTATAAGGGCATTTGACATGGGAGTACGGGGTGCAGCCATCGCCACTGATATATCACAGGCACTGGCGGGCATACTTGCCTTGATCTATATACTTGTGAAGGCCAAGCATCTGATTCCGGAGAAGGGTGAGTACTCCGTAGAGAAGAGTGACCGATCAGACCTCATACAGTCCGCACTTGCCATGGGATTTATGAGCTGTATAGTGAACATCGGTACAGTTATACTTCAGAGAGCCATCAATGGACTCGGAACTGATATAGTAACCGCCCACACAGCAGCAAGAAAGATATTTGATATCCTCATGTTCATGTTATATATAGTAGGAAATGCTGTAACGACTTATGTAAGTCAGAATATGGGCGCGGGCAGATACGACAGAGTACACCAGGGTGTGAGGGCAGCGATCATCATAAACACTATCATCACCACTGTCATGATCATATTCGGCTGGCTGCTCAGTCCGGCACTTATAAAACTGGTTGCAGGTACATCTGCCAGCGCAATCATCGATCCGGCTGTAAGGTACGTAAGGATCGGCGTGACATGCTTCTATGTACTTGGACCTCTATTCGTGCTGAGATGTGCCATGCAGGGAATGGGCCGGAAGATCGTTCCAGTTATGTCATCCACTATAGAACTGGTTGGAAAGGTACTTGCGGTTATGATACTCACTCCAAGACTTGGATATCTGGGTGTTACCATCACAGAGCCTATCATCTGGTTCTGCTGTACGCTGATGCTCTCTATAATGTATCTCACAACCCCTGTAGAGAAGCTTGTTGAGAAGAGACGTGCTGCAAACTGA